The sequence below is a genomic window from Labilithrix sp..
CAAGCTCGTCATCGCGCGCGCGGTCGTCGCGAAGCCGCGGCTGCTCCTCCTCGACGAGTCGCTCGACGACCTCGACGCGCGCACGCGCGAGCGCGTCGCGGGCTACCTCTTCGCGCGCGAGCGCCCGTGGACGATCGTGGTCACGACGCACGACACCGCCACGCTGCGGTACTGCACGCGCACGATCGTGCTCCAAGACGGGCAGCTCCTCGACGGAGGCCGCCCGTGATCCCGCTCTCGTACGACGACGGCCCGGAGGTCGATCGCGATCTCGGGCGGCTCGGTCTCCAGCCGCGCGCGCGCGCCTCGCTGGTCCTCTCCCGCATCATCATCGGGGCGCTCGTGCTCTTCGTCGTGCTCCTCGTGTTCGTGCCGTGGCAGCAGTCGGTCGACGGCGCGGGCCGCGTCATCGCCTACGCGCCGCAAGAGCGGCAGCAGTTCATCGAGGCGCCGATCGAAGGGCGCGTCGTCTCCTGGAACGTCCAGGAGGGCATGAAGGTCAAGAAGGGCGACGTGCTCTGCGAGATGACGGACAACGATCCGCTCGTCCTCTCGCGCATCCAGACCGAGATCGACAGCCTGAAGCAGCGCATCGCGGCGGCGCGCGCGCGCGCGGAGAGCATCGAGAGCCGCATCCAGGAGCTCGAGGCGGCGCGGAAGAGCGCGCTCGACGCCGCGGGCGCGCGCGTGTCGATGGCGAAGAACCGCATCTCGCAGGCGCAGCAGGCGGTCGAGGCGGCGGACACCGCGCTCAAGACGAGCGAGCTGAACTACGAACGGCAGAAGGCGCTCTTCGGCGAGGGCCTCTCGTCGAAGCGGCAGGCCGAGCTCGCCGAGCTCGATCTCGTGAAGACGCGCACCGAGGCCGAGCGCGCGCGCGCGGCGCTCCTCGCGGCGCGGAGCGAGGAGGCGGCCCTCAGCTCCGACCAGCTCAAGGTGATGGCAGACGTCGGCGCGACGATCAACGACGCGCACGCCGGCCGCGCCTCCGCGCTCTCCGACGAGGCGACCGCGAGCGCGGAGCTCGCGCGCACGGAGGGCCGTCTCGCTCGGCAGCAGACCCAGCGCGTCACCGCGCCTCGCGACGGCGTCGTGCTCAGCGTGATCGCGCGGCAAGGCGGCGAGCTCCTCAAGGCGGGGCAGCCGCTCCTCTCCTTCGTCCCCGACACCGACGTGCGCGCGGTGGAGCTCTGGATGTCCGGCAACGACATCCCGCTGATCACGGAGGGCCGTCACGTCCGCATGCAGTTCGAGGGATGGCCGGCGATCCAGTTCACCGGCTGGCCCTCGGTCGCGGTCGGTACCTTCGGCGGGCGCGTCGCGTGGGTCGACGCCGCCGACAACGGGCAGGGGAAGTTCCGCATCGTCGTCGTGCCCGACGACGGCGAGCCGTGGCCGAGCGGCGTGTACCTCCGTCAGGGGACGCGCGTGAACGGGTGGGTCCTCCTGAACCGCGTGCGCCTCGGCTACGAGCTCTGGCGCCAGATGAACGGATTCCCGCCTGCGGTCGCGAACACCGCGCCGGAGAAGAAGAGCGGCAAATGAAGCGCGCGCCGATCGCCCTCGTCCTCGTCCTCGTCCTCGCGAACGCCCGCGTCTTCGCGCAGACCACGCCCTCGGGAGACGCGCCGAACTCACCGCGCCCGGGCGGCAACTCACCGCTCGAGCCGCGGCCGGCGGGGGACTCGCCGCTCGAGCCGCGGCCGGCGGGGCGAACGACGGGCGAGCCGCGTCCGGGCGGGACCGCGCCGCTCGAAGGCGACGGCGTGCACGGTCCCTCGCGCGACACGCCGCTGCCGCGTCCGGCCGACGCCGAGTCGTGGCGCTCGCTGCCGAGCGGCCCCGGCATGGTGCAGCCCGGCGCCGTGCCGGCGGGGAGCGGACCGCGCTCGCCGAGCGGCGCGCCGGTACCGCGCACGCCCGGTCAGCCGGCGACGGGCGACGAGGCGCTCGACCTCCCCGCCACGCCGCGCCCGGTCGTCACGCTCGTTCCCCCGCCGCAGGCGAACACGCCGCTCCTCCTCTCGGAGGTGCTCGCGAGCGTGTCGTCGCGCTTTCCGCTCCTGCTCGCGGAGATGCAGAGCATCACCGCCGCGGACGGCGAGCAGCTCTCGGCCGCGGGCTCGTTCGATCCGAAGTGGCGG
It includes:
- a CDS encoding HlyD family efflux transporter periplasmic adaptor subunit; this translates as MIPLSYDDGPEVDRDLGRLGLQPRARASLVLSRIIIGALVLFVVLLVFVPWQQSVDGAGRVIAYAPQERQQFIEAPIEGRVVSWNVQEGMKVKKGDVLCEMTDNDPLVLSRIQTEIDSLKQRIAAARARAESIESRIQELEAARKSALDAAGARVSMAKNRISQAQQAVEAADTALKTSELNYERQKALFGEGLSSKRQAELAELDLVKTRTEAERARAALLAARSEEAALSSDQLKVMADVGATINDAHAGRASALSDEATASAELARTEGRLARQQTQRVTAPRDGVVLSVIARQGGELLKAGQPLLSFVPDTDVRAVELWMSGNDIPLITEGRHVRMQFEGWPAIQFTGWPSVAVGTFGGRVAWVDAADNGQGKFRIVVVPDDGEPWPSGVYLRQGTRVNGWVLLNRVRLGYELWRQMNGFPPAVANTAPEKKSGK